The following is a genomic window from Sinorhizobium fredii NGR234.
GTCGTCTGCTGGGTTAGTCCGAATGGCCGAGACGCGGACTTGCGACGTTCGTCCAACTGACCTTCCACCCTTCTCTACCCTTTCTCGCAGTAATCCTCCGGCAATCCGTGACCATAAGAGACGGGTCGGAACGAGGAGTAGCTCGAAATCAGGCAGGTGCATTTGCTGCCTTAAGAAAAGGGTTACGTTGTCGCGCGCTCTCCGGGCGCGCCAAGCAATCGTTCATTGAAGGCGCTCTTGACGATACAATCACCGCTGGCTATAGCGGCACATATCTTGAGTCATATACTCAAGAAATGTGTGCGATGCAAAACAGCGAGCGCGAGGCCGGACCGCATGGAATTTTGCCTTCTCTCCCCAGCACAATTGATCCCGACAGAAGAGGTGAATCTCGACAGGGTCGATGCACTGCAGACCCAAATCCTGCAAGCGGGCTCATGGACCGCCCCAATAACAGTCGAGAAGGATGAGTTGTTCGTGATGGACGGTCATCACCGGCTGACCGTCGCGCACCGCCTCCGACTCGCCATGGTGCCCGTGGTCCTTCTCGACTACGATTCCGTGCGGGTGGAAAGTTGGCGCCCGGATGAGAACATCACGCCCTCGGAAATCTTCGCGATGGCGCGCAGTGGGCGCAAGTTTCCCTACAAGACGACTCGGCACATTTTCGCGCAGGGCTTGCCGAGATGCGATGTGCCGCTTGAGCTTTTGAGCAGTCCCTCTCCGATGGACGTGGCGCCGGTCCATTCCGCGGGGGCCCTGTCATGACGCTGCATGGTCACAAGATCGGCTTTGGCCTGCCGCCCATCTTGCGATCGGCGACGGCAGACCTTCTCACCCGACACGGTCCCCTTCTTCTGGACTGGGTTACTTGCTATGGCTCGCCTCTCAATCTGGTTTGGCCGGATGCGTTGCAAAAGAATCTTGCCGCCTTGAAAGGCGTGCTGACGGAGCGCCGCGTCGGGCATGCGGTCTATTATGGGGTGAAGGTCAACAAATCGCTCGGTCTCATGCGGGCAGCGCTCAGCGCGGGTGCCGGGCTCGACGTTTCCAGTCTTTGCGAACTTCGCGACGCAAGGCGGCTCGGGGCCGAGGGTGTAAGGCTCGTGGCGACGGGACCGGCGAAGACGAGCGCTTTTCATAAAGAGCTGATCGATTGCAGCGCGCTGATATCGGTGGATTCGCCGGAAGAGCTGGAGGATCTCATCGACGGTCTGCCGGCAGATGCCGGTCCACAGCCGATCCTCTTGCGTTTGCGGCCGAGGGACCAGAGCAAGAGCCGCTTCGGCATGCCAGGCGACGCGGTCGTTCATTGCCTTGCTCGCCTTACCGCTGAAAACAGGTTGCGTTTCGACGGGCTGCATTTCCACCTGAGCGGCTATCGCTGGGAGACGCGTGTCGCGGCGCTCAGCGAAGCTGCCGACCTAATTACCAAGGCCCGGCGGATGGGATTTTCTCCGCGCATGATCGATATCGGTGGCGGCCTGCCCATCCAATATGTCGACCAGGTCAAATACCGGGCACATCTCGCGGCGCAGGCGCCCGAGGACTATCGCACCGGGAAAATACCGGACTCCTTCTATCCCTATGGTGGCACTCTCTCGCCGGCCGATTGGCTGCACCGGCTCCTGGAGGCGGAAATGAGCCAGGGGCAAAGCGTAGCCGGCTATCTGGCGCGTGAGGGCCTCACCCTCGCGATGGAGCCGGGCCGCGCCCTGACCGACCAGGCGGCGATCACCGTCTTCCGGATCTCGCGGGTGAAGGCACTCGGTCCGGATTCGCACGTCATCTTTGTCGAAGGCAGCAGCTTCAGCGCCTGCGAAACCTGGTTCGCCTCCGAATTCCTGGTCGATCCGATTCTCGTGCCGGTCACGAGGCCGGCCGCTCAATCGCCGCCAATCCGTGCCTATCTGGCCGGCCATAGCTGCCTGGACGAAGACGTCATCAGCAACAGATGGCTGACCTTCCCGATTGCACCGCAGGCCGGTGACCTTCTGGTCTACGCCAACACCGGCGGCTACCAGATGGATCTCCTCGAAAACGAGTTCCATCGCCACCCCATGCCCGCCCGCCTCTGCGTCATTGACGACGCAGAAGGGCGGGCCACTCTCGTCCCCGACACTATTGGAGAGGTTTAGATGCTGCACACGACCGTAACGCAACTGATCGGCCAGACGCCGGTCATGTCGATCGACGTACCGGAACGCGACGCCACCCTGGTGCTGAAGATCGAGAAGAACAATCCGGGCGGCTCAATGAAGGACCGCATGGCGCGCAGCATGGTGGTTGCCGCACTTGAGGACGGGCGCCTGGCACCCGGCGGCACGATCGTCGAATCCTCCTCCGGAAACACCGGTACCGGCCTGGCGCTGGCGGCGCTGGAATTCGGCCTGCGTTTCATCGCCGTGGTCGATCACCATGCGGCACCCGACAAGATCCGGATGATGCGGGCGCTCGGCGCCGAGATCCGCTACGTCGAAGGCGATTTTGCCGAGGACCAGGTCGCCGTCGTCGAGCGGCAGCGCCTCGCCGCGCAGCTTGGCGCCCAGCTTCCCGGCGCGATGTTCATGAACCAGTCCGACAACCCGGCGAATCCGGACGGCTATGCCGGCCTCGTCGACGAACTGATCGCCCAGCTTCCGGGCGGCATCGATGCCTTCGTCGGCTGCGTCGGGACCGGAGGATCGATGACCGGCATCGCGCAACGCCTCAAGCGACACAACCCGGCGGTGCGCACGATCGCCGTGGAACCGGCCGGATCGATCGTCTTCGGCAAGCCCGGGCATCCTTACTATCAATCCGGCACGGGCACGCCCGCCGGCGACGAGGTCGGCAAGGTGCTCGACTACGGCTGCATCGACGAGGGGGTCCAGGTGACCGACGTGCAGGCCTTCGAGACGGCGCGCTATATCGCCCGCCGCAAGGGACTGCTCGTTGGCGGTTCGACCGGCGGTGCCATCTTCAAGGCACTGGAGTTCATCGTCGAAGGCAAGCTGACCGGCACGGTCGTGACCACCGTCGCCGATGGCGGCGAGAAGTATCTCGGCACGATCTTTGACGATGAGTGGATGGCGAAGCGCCGCCTGCTCGAACCCGCCATCGCCGCCCAGCTCGACGGTTGGCTCGCCGGAAGGGCGCGTGCCGCATGAAGGTGACGATTTGCGGAGCGGGCCGCACTGGACATTTGAACGCGGTCCTCTTCAAGCAGCGCCCGGGCATCGAAGTTTCCGTGCTGACGAGTTCCACGGAAGTCGCGGAAGCCTGGGCGGACGGCGACGGCCTATGGTATGCGCAAACGCCGAACGATCAGTTGCTGAGCGCCCGGCCAGACCATGTCGGCACCGATCCCGGCATGGCGCTCGAACGCGCCGACGTCGTGGTGATAACACAGCCGGCCCAGGCGCGGCCGGCACTCCTATCGCAAATGGCACCGCACCTGCCGCGCGACAGAAGCGTCTATGTCGGGGCGATCCCCGGCTTTTGCGGCTTCGACTGGCTTGCGGCGGGAGCACTTGAGGGTCGCGATAATGTCGTCGTCTGGGGCATGAAGGACGTGCCGCACACCGCGTTTGATCTCGTCCCCGGGCAACGAGTGCGGATGGGCGGCGGCAAGGCCGAACTCTTTGCCGCCCTTCACCGCCGTGAAAGCGCGGAAAGCGCCGCCGCGCTCGGGGCGATGCTCAATCGCCTCTACGACGCGCCCGTTACCATGCTCGACGACTACCTCGAGATCACGCTGACCCCCGGCAACCCCTTGATGCACCCGGCGGTGCTCTACGCCCTGATCGGCCCCGGGGCTCCGTTCGAGGACAGGCCCTTCGCCGAGCCGATCTGCTGGTGGAGCGATTGCCCGCTTGCGGGTGCCGAACTACTCGAGGCCCTGGACGCGGAAAACCAGGCCATCCGGCGGGCGAGCGAGGCACGGCTCGGCATCGACCTCAGTTCGGTGAAGCCGCTTCGCCAGGAACTGATCGAGGCTTATGGAGACCAGATCGGAGACGATCGGACCATGTACTCGCTCTTGCGCACCAACCGCGCCTATGCGGGGATACAGGCGCCGCTCGTCCCCAATCCCGATGGCCCGGGTCTCGTCATCGATCGCGAAAGCCGCACCTTTCATGAGGACATTGCCTTTGGACAGGCGCTGCTCGTCTCGATTGCCGCACGGCTCGGAGTGGCGGTCCCCACGATCTCCAAGACCTATAACTGGGCGCGCCATTACCACGGCCAATTGGCCGGCGGCGCGCCGGACTATGTTCCGACAGGCTGGCCGGAGGCTCAATGATGGACGACAGAACTTCTTTCGCGGCAGATCCCGTTTCGGGCGATGATCTCGCGCTTTTGTCGAACGCGTCGCGCAACGCGATCAACCGGCTGGTGCGCTGCCTGTTCGCCGAACGCCTGCTCGATCCCGACGCGTTGCTGTGGGCGCGTGACGGCCGCCAGGCCTGGTTTCCGCTCTGGGCGTCGCGGCGCGTGCTGCATTTCACCGATTTGCGCCTTGCACCGGCCGGAACGTTGCGGAATCGCGGCCAGATCGAGGTGCTGGACGCGGCCAACGGTCGCCAGAGAATAGACGATCCGGCGGCACTGATGCGGGAGGTTGCTCCTTCTCTCACGTTCACGCCTGCTCCCGACGGGATCGAGCATCTGCTGCGCGACATCGACAACAGCATGAGCAACGATATCCTCGCCCGCCGCGCGCGGGAAAGCTGGAGTGCCACGCTGCGTCAGCAGATCGCCGTGGCCGGCGCGCGCGGCTTCCTTGCCTATCTCGAAGAAGCCCTGCCGACGCATCTCGCGGCGATGACGCTCGACCAATGGGGCGCCCTCGAGGGCCATCCCTTCTATCCGACCTGGAAGGCAAAGCCGGGGCTGGCGCCCAAGGATGTCGCGGCGCTGTCGCCCGAGTTCGGCGCGCGGGTGCCCCTGCGCATCGCGGCACTGCGTAGCGACTGGGCCTATGTCGAGAAGATGCCGCAGGTAGGCAGCTATTTGGAATGGTTTGCCGCGAACTTCCCGGACCTCTGGTACGAATGGGCCGAGGGCTTGAAGGCGCGCGGCAAGGCGCCCGAGGATTGGCTGCCGCTGCCCATCCACGGCTGGCATCTCGAAAATTTCGTGCGCCGCGAATTCGCGGCCGAAATCGAGTCCGGCGTGCTCGACCCGCAAGGTCCCGAGATCGTCACGCTCCCAGCCATGTCGTTCCGCACGATGCTTCCCGAGACCGAGGCGCCAAGGCCCTTCATCAAGCTGCCGGTGGCGATCTGGATGACAAGCGAACAGCGCACGCTGCAGGGGAAATCGATCCATATGGGACCGCGCCTCAGCACGCTGATTTCCGACATCCTGTCGAAGGAGGATGATCTGAGACTCGGGCTGGAGATATTCACCGAAGAACTCGGCGCGATTCTGCGCCATCCGGAGACGGGCGACGAACATCCCGGCCGCTTCCTTTCGGTGGTCTATCGCAATGTCGATGCCCTCGCTCGGCAAGACCGCATGCTGCCGGTGACCGTGGCGGCGCTGCTGACGGCAGGTCCGCTCGACGGCCGGCCGCTCATTTGCGAACTCATCGCCAGGGCCGGCAGCGAGAGCGAGGCGACTGTTACGGCGTTCTTCCGCGCCTATGCACGCACCGTCGTCCGGCCGGCGCTTGCCATGTATCTGCTCTACGGCATCGCCTTCGAGGCGCATCAGCAAAACAGCACCGTGCTTTTCGACGATCACGGCATGCCGCAAAAGCTGCTGATCCGCGACTTCGGCGACGCCCGCAGTTTCACGCCGCTCTTCAAGGAGCTTGGCTACGATCTGAAGCCGTTCAGCCGCAAGGGCATTCTGCCGACCACGTTCGACGACGACATCAGCCCCGTGCGATCTTTCGTCATCGACGCCTGCTTCGTCTGCCACCTCCATGAGATCGCGCTCTGCCTCACCGGAGAATATTCGCTCACGGGCGATAGCCTGTGGCGGATCCTGCGGGAAGAGACGGAATCCGCGTTCGAGGCGCTCCGGCCGCGCATGCAGTCGGATGCATTCTGGATCGAGGAGCGCGAAGCCTTCCTCGAACGGCCTTGGCCGACCCGCTCGGTCCTGCGCATGCATCTGGAGCGCTATCGCGATTACCGGGTCGAACATCACTTGCCCAATCCGCTGGCGAGCGCGCAATGACGGGGGCAGTCGCCGTCCTGCGCGGCTTCGGACCCGTCTTCGCGCTGCTCTTCGCCCTGCAGTTCATCTCCATGGGCGCCATGGAGATGAGCGGTCCCTTCTGGCCGATCCAGATCAGGGCGTTGAGCCCCTCCGAAGGCGTCTTCGCCCTCGCAGGCATCGGGGTCTATGTCTGCCCCATGCTCGGCGTCTCGCTGACGAGCGCTTTCTGGGGACGCATGGGCGACCGCTTCGGCAATCGCCTGATGATGGTGCGGGCCCTGGCGGGACTGGCGGTCACGCAACTGCTCGTCGCCTTTGCGCAGGATGTCTGGACCATTCTGGCGCTGCGCTTCCTGCAAGGGGCCTGCGCCGGCTACATCGCCCCGGCCCAGGCCTACGGCGTCCAGGTGACCGGCGGGCGCGATCGCGCCGCTCTCTTCGCCTGGCTTCAGGTGGCGACCAACGTCGGCTCGCTCGGCGGCGCCTTTCTCGGAGGCCTCATCCTCGATGCCTTGCCTTTCGCTGCCGTCAATCTCACCGCCGGCGTGATCTGCGCGCTCTGCGCCGGCGTCGCCTGGGCGAGCCTGCCGGTTCCGCCACAAGGAACCGGCGGCGTCGGACCGGCCAAGGCGACGGCGGCATCCGGCGCTGTCTCGACCGGCATATCCGTCTCCGGACTTCTCGTGCTGATGGGTTTGCTGCTCACAAGCCGGATGGTTCTGCAGGTGCCGTTTGCCCTCTATATGTCCGAGGTTTACGGCGCCCAGCACTGGATCGCGGGGTTGAGCTACGGGCTGCTTGCGCTCGGCTTCGTCGTCGGTGCGCCGGTTTGGGCAAGGATATTCGCGTGGCGCGCGCCGGCCTTTGTGCTCGGGTGGAGCGTGTTGATCGTGGCCGGTTGCCTCTTGGTCACTGGCCTCGCCGGCTCGACCCGCAACATCGGCCTTTTCGCCGTGCTCTATCTTGCCTGGGGCGCCCTTCTGGGGGGAACGACCCCGGTCCTCCTGTCGCTCGTTTCGGCCGCGACGCTGAGCGACCGGCAGGGGTCGATCCTCGGGCTCGCGCAAACCTGCCAGCAGGGCGCGTCGGTCGTGGGGATCATCGCCGGCGTCGTCGCAACTCAACGCTTTGGGCTCGAAGTGGCGTTCCCGCTCGTAGCAAGCCTCTACGGCCTTTCATTTTTAGTGGCGCTCGCCCTGTGGCTCAAATCGCGCCGGTCGTTTGATAAGGGAGAAATATCGTGAGGAGAATACGTTCGGCGTTTCTAGCCGTGGGAGCCATGCTGGCCCTATGGATGCCGGCCCCGGCCTTCGCCGAGGAGCAGGCGGCGACGGAGGGGCAAGCCCCGATCACCGTCACCGACATTGCCGGCCGCGAGGTGACGGTAAACGCGCCGGTCAAGCGCATCCTCCTTGGCGAGGGACGGCACCTCTATCTGATCGCCTCGCTCGATACGGAAGATCCCTTGTCCCGCGTCGTCGCCTGGCGCAACGACCTGATCGAAGCCGATCCGGCCACCTATGCGCAATATCTCCAGGCCTTTCCCAAGCTCGCCAAGCTGCCGGCCTCCCCGGGGCAGGAAAACGGGCTGATCGAGATCGAGTCGACCATCGTCCAGAAGCCTGACGTCGTCCTTCTCAATCTGGAGGCCATGCGCGCCAACGAGGACGCCAAATATATCGAGAAGCTGGCGGAGCTGAAAATCCCGGTCCTCTATATCGACTTCCGCCACTATCCGCTGAAGAACACGGAGCCGACCATTCGCCTGCTCGGCAAGATCATGGGGCGCGAGGCGCGCGCGGAAGAGATCATCGAATTCCGCCATAAGGCCATGGCCCGCGTGACCGACGTTCTTGCCCTGGCGAAGCCCGAGCGCCCAAGGGTCTTCGTCGAGCGGATCGGCGGCTATGCCGACGATTGTTGCCTTTCCTTCGGCGCCGAAAACTTCGGCAAATATGTCGAGCTTGCCGGCGGCCACAATATCGGCAGCGACATCCTCCCCACGACCTTCGGCCAGCTCAACCCCGAGCAGGTGATCGCCGCCAACCCCGAACATGTGGTCGTCACCAGCGCCGACTGGGAGGCCTATGTACCCGGCGGCCACTGGATCCCGCTCGGCCCCGGCGCCGATCCGAGGGTGACCCGGCAAAAGCTCGAATGGTTCACCAGCCGCAGTGCCTACACAGATATCGCAGCTGAGAAGACGCGGAACTTCCACGGCATCTGGCATCAGTTCTATAACAGCCCCTACGAGTTCTTTGCCGTCCAGCAACTGGCGAAATGGTTTCACCCGGACCTGTTTGCCGATCTCGATCCGGACGCGACATTTGCGGAGTACCACCGCCGTTTCCTGCCCATTCCCTATCGTCCGGGCTATGCCATCAGCCTTGCTGACAGCACCGAGTAAGGTGCATAAAAATGGCAGGCCGCTGCCAGCTCATTCTCAATGGACAACGAGGGAGCGGCGTCCGGCAATCAAACCTGAAAGTGCTTTTAATGGGCGGGATTCAACGAAGAGCCTGGCCTTTGCTTTTGCGCAGCGGCAACGCGTGTAGAACTGGTCGCCTGCGTCGGCAAGTCGCCGACCGACTTTCGCAAACTTGTATTTGTTTGGATCAAATGGCTGGAGGCCGCCGGCTACTAGCCGGCGCCTCCTCTAATTTCACCAGAGGCTGTGTCGTCATCGGCGATGGACGTGCACCCGATATCAGAAATCGGTCGTCATGGAGACCTTCACAGTCAGCGGCGCACCCTGCGAAATCGTGCCGAAGCTCGCGACCCCTGACCAGTAATCGAGGTCGAAGACGTTTTCGACGTTGGCCCGGAGAGTGACCGGCCTCTCACTGATCTCGGTCAGGTAACGGGCGCCGAGATCAAGCCGCGTCCAGGAGGGGATTTCCTGGGTGTTTGCGGTGTTCACAAATTGCTCGTCGGTGTGGATGACATTGCCGGTGAGCGTCAGGCCGGTCAAGAAGGGCGTATCCCACTCCGCCCCCAGATTGACCTGCAGCGAAGGCACGCCGATCGGCGTATTGCCGCGCGTCGCGTCATCATTCGTTTTCGTGATTTCACCGTGAATGAAGGTGACGCCACCGAGCACTCGGATCTCGGGGGTCACCTCGCCGAAGACGTTCAACTCCACGCCGCGGTTGCGCTGCTCGCCGCCTTCGACGAAGACCAGATCGCTGCCGCGCGCCTCGAGCACGCCGAAAGGCTTTTCGATCTGAAAGGCGCTGACGGTCACCGCGACCCGGCCCAGGTCGACCTTGGTGCCGACCTCGTACTGCCTGGATCGGTAGGGCGCGAGTGTTTCGCCCGAATTAACCGCCGTCGTCGGAGCGGTGTCGCCGACGCTCAGCCCCTCGACGTAGTTGGCGTAAAACGCGACATTCTCCCACGGCTTGACGACGATGCCGGCAAGCGGCGTCAATGCACTCTCATCGGAAGAGCTAGAGACGTCACCCGTGACTGGGCTGTAGTTTTCGGTGTCGATGTGCTGCCAGCGCCCACCCAAAGTCAGTTGCACGCGCTCGTCGAACATCGACATCGTGTCAGACAGCGCGAAACCGTGGAAGATGTTTTCCGAGACTCTTGGCACATGCGTCGGTTGCGGCACATCCTGCTCGGGGCGAGGAAGCGGATCGAAGATATTGGTTAACTGCGCAGTCCCTGAGTTCGAGCCGCGGGCGAGACTCTGCTGAAGTCCGCTGACCTGGAATGTGACCGAATGATCAATTGCCGCCGTCTCGAACTCGGCCCGAACGCCCGCCTCCGCCGTCAGGCGGTCGACATCGAAAACGAAATTCTGCGGCGTGACACTGACGTCGCCGGCGGAGTTAAGAAGCAGTGGCGTACCGAAGAGCCGCTCGACGCGCGAATTGCCGCCGCCGACGGCTGCGAACACGGTGACGGCGTCGCTGACGTCATATTCAACCCGCCCCAGCCAGGACAAGTCGTCCGTCCTTGCCCATTCCCAAGGTTCCTGGATGTTGGAGCGGCCGGCCGGCGCGTCGGGAATTTCAAAGCTGCCAAAGGGGAAGAATGGGCGCAATGGGGCGTCGATGTCCTGGCGCTGCCCGACGACGTCCAATGTCGCTCTGAAGTCTTCGCCCTCGTAGTCGAGTGCCAGCGCCCCGACCGCAACGTCCAGCGAGTGGTTGTCGATCGCCGTGTCGCCGCCGTGATAACTGCCGTTGAAGCGAACGCCGAACTGCCGCTGGTCGCCAAACCGGCGGCTGACGTCTAAATGGCCGCCGCCATAAAGATCCGAAGCATAGTCGGTCGTCACTCGGGTCAGGTCGACGTCAGACGCGCGCTTCGGCACGATATTGACAGTGCCGCCGACGCTGCTGTTGGGAGAGATGCCATAGAGGAGTGCTGTCGGCCCTTTGAGGACCTCCACACGTTCGATATAATCCGTAAACAGGCGGTAGGTCGGGGCGACGCCGTAGACGCCATCGAAAGCGACCTCGCCGAAGTTCCCCTCATTCAAAGGGAAGCCTCTGATGTAAAACGAGTCCAGCATGCCGCCGGATGCGTGCGTGCTCCTTACCGAGGGGTCGTTGGCCAGGACGTCGGCCACGGTCTTTGCATTCTGGTTTTCGATCGTCGCCGCCGTGTAGCTGGTGATATTGAACGGCGTGTCCATGAAGTCGCGATTGCCGAGGAAGCCCACGCGACCGCCGCGCGCCACCTGCCCCCCGGCATAGTCTTCCACCGCTGTGCCAATCGTCGCATTCGCGTTGCTCGCCCTCACTTCGAGACGCTCCAGCGCCGTCGCATCTTGCGCCAGTGCGACGCGGCTTACCGTCGCCAGCAAGACAGCCAGCAGTCCAACACGCAGTTCCATACGAGCCCCCTTTGAGAACAATGACCAAAACAGTCGGCTCGCTTTGCAGGAGCTGAGTGCGTTGGCACAAAGGGGTGTTAGATAACTTGATTTTTTCTGTCAAGAAATAGAGCGCATTGTTTGTCACTTACTCACTGGCACACCAACGTGCACGCGTGGGCTGCCCGGATAATCAAAGTGAAAACTACCTGTACGGCATCGTCTGCCGAGTCTGCATTGAGCTGCCCGTATCTTTTTTGGACCGAGTCCGCTTAAGATTCGTCTGGGAAGCAGCAAAGCATGAAGCCCTCTCTGAAGGATCATGGCGGCGTCGAACAGACCGTCGAGCACATAGGCTGCCTCGCTCCCGGGTTGCGAATGCTGTAAGCCGCATCACTCGCGGTTCTCGACTTGAACTGACTTTCAAACCACGGTTTCGCCGCCGTCGACCACCAGAATCTGACCGGTCATATAAGAGGAGCGGTCGGAAACAAGGAAGAGGATCGACTCAGCGATCTCGTCGACACTCGCCCAACGGCCGAGCGGCACCTTCTTGCGGATGTAGGCATCGATGGCGCTCCGCCCCCCCATCTGGTTGATAAAGGGTTCGTTGAAGGGGGTGTCGACCCAGCCGGGACAAAGAGCATTCACCCGCACACCATACTTCGCATAGTCGCCGGCCATCTGCCGAGTCATGGCGATCACCGCATGCTTCGTCGTTGTATAGGCGATCATCTCGCGGTCGTAGAGCACGCCGGAAGACGAGGAGGTATTGACGATCACGCCGCGGCCTGCGGCTTTCATCGCCGGCATGACGAAGCGGGCGGCCATGAAGTGAGCGCGGACATTGAGGTTCCAGGAGCGGTCGAAGCCCGCCACTTCGACCTGTTCAAGATCGCCGGCGACCTGGGCGCCAGCATGGTTGTGCAGGATATCAATGCGGCCGTGCCGCG
Proteins encoded in this region:
- a CDS encoding SDR family NAD(P)-dependent oxidoreductase, with the translated sequence MILKDRIAIVTGAGSGIGQAGAAIMAREGAHVVVVDRSAKAAVETVTSIAAKGGSAEALAIDVTNDEALAGGIADVAARHGRIDILHNHAGAQVAGDLEQVEVAGFDRSWNLNVRAHFMAARFVMPAMKAAGRGVIVNTSSSSGVLYDREMIAYTTTKHAVIAMTRQMAGDYAKYGVRVNALCPGWVDTPFNEPFINQMGGRSAIDAYIRKKVPLGRWASVDEIAESILFLVSDRSSYMTGQILVVDGGETVV